The Acidianus manzaensis genome has a window encoding:
- a CDS encoding type II secretion system F family protein encodes MAIKLKKQSNESQNLPKQKISTLPSMPIYAKFVRLGIVKSMAKSLQNNLLQAGISEDPLLYASKIFFYLLLSSALTVVLIVFGLLIFVKFYLLYRLSKYLILSFMMWVFGIIIPPVVYLASTANISQIKENKRIGIDSEMAAFTSIFLIFLRSGLSPRIMFEKISKASAFQYINNVALYVNKRMKFLGEGVEDAMSHAASISPSKILKDYFLTYITAVRTGAPVLQTMEAKAKDLSKYLELMASLASDKLSGVAEGYVIWLSSGYIMIFLAMVLEAIFPLGSGASTLGMFGVLGVVVVPLVNLVFIYVIEQTQLRFPEKKLNYNIFYISFGVGLLAMFVLLFLTHQLLNFFTLSGGTSDITPTVLSITIGLLIATVPPYIILGKQLKEGTGYDPYVVSFLRAISEGIRAGLPPEKVIENIKDSKEMGKLGTVLNEIHSYITLGYPLKDAFRKGAERIRDFTSRISIIALADMMEIGSMTPDTVESIAEQIDTQIRIKRDYDSKIKILLATPYVGVVLALVASTILGSAILGLIVSQHSSLAYGPLVTASVILPKAIYITAISSLFNSFLAGLLVGKLGTGRIANGFLHSAILVVITAIMLIILIHVHLNFSSSSSSSYNFFIMMKLLHILK; translated from the coding sequence ATGGCAATTAAACTTAAGAAACAAAGTAACGAATCACAGAATTTGCCTAAGCAAAAAATTAGTACATTACCTTCTATGCCTATTTATGCTAAGTTTGTTAGATTAGGAATTGTAAAATCAATGGCTAAATCATTACAAAATAACTTATTACAAGCAGGAATTTCTGAAGATCCTTTATTATATGCCTCAAAAATTTTCTTCTATTTATTATTATCTTCAGCTCTAACAGTAGTATTGATTGTATTTGGGTTATTAATTTTCGTAAAATTCTATTTACTATATAGATTAAGTAAATATCTGATACTATCTTTTATGATGTGGGTATTTGGCATTATAATTCCTCCTGTAGTTTATTTAGCTTCTACGGCTAATATTTCACAAATCAAAGAAAATAAAAGAATAGGAATAGATTCAGAAATGGCTGCTTTTACCTCAATATTCTTGATTTTCCTAAGATCAGGATTAAGCCCAAGAATAATGTTTGAAAAAATCTCTAAGGCTTCTGCTTTTCAATATATTAACAATGTAGCACTGTATGTTAACAAAAGAATGAAATTTCTAGGAGAAGGTGTAGAAGATGCTATGTCCCATGCTGCATCTATTTCTCCGTCTAAGATCCTTAAGGATTATTTCCTTACTTACATAACTGCAGTAAGAACAGGAGCGCCAGTTTTACAAACCATGGAAGCCAAAGCCAAAGATCTGTCAAAATACTTAGAGTTAATGGCATCTTTAGCTTCAGACAAACTTTCAGGAGTAGCCGAAGGATACGTAATATGGCTTTCTTCAGGCTATATTATGATTTTCTTGGCTATGGTATTAGAAGCTATATTTCCTTTAGGCAGCGGAGCATCTACTTTAGGAATGTTTGGAGTTTTAGGCGTTGTAGTAGTACCATTAGTTAATTTAGTATTTATATATGTTATTGAACAAACACAACTGCGTTTTCCAGAAAAGAAATTAAATTATAATATATTCTATATATCATTTGGAGTAGGATTATTGGCTATGTTTGTATTATTATTTCTTACTCATCAGTTATTAAATTTCTTTACATTAAGTGGTGGAACTAGTGATATTACTCCTACAGTTTTATCTATAACCATAGGCTTATTGATTGCAACCGTACCTCCTTACATAATTTTAGGTAAGCAATTAAAAGAAGGAACTGGATACGATCCGTATGTTGTAAGCTTTCTAAGAGCAATAAGTGAGGGAATAAGAGCAGGATTACCTCCAGAAAAAGTAATTGAAAACATTAAAGATTCAAAAGAAATGGGTAAACTAGGAACTGTACTAAATGAAATTCATTCATATATAACCCTAGGATATCCTCTAAAAGATGCATTTAGAAAAGGAGCAGAAAGAATAAGAGACTTCACTTCAAGGATTTCGATAATAGCATTAGCTGATATGATGGAAATAGGCAGTATGACTCCAGACACGGTAGAAAGTATAGCAGAACAAATAGATACACAAATAAGAATAAAAAGAGACTATGACTCTAAGATAAAAATACTATTAGCAACTCCTTATGTAGGCGTAGTATTAGCTTTAGTAGCTTCCACTATATTGGGCTCTGCAATTTTAGGTTTAATAGTTTCTCAACATTCTAGTCTAGCGTATGGTCCTCTAGTAACTGCCAGTGTAATATTACCTAAGGCTATCTATATTACCGCAATTTCATCATTGTTTAACTCATTTTTAGCCGGATTGCTAGTTGGGAAATTAGGAACTGGCAGAATAGCTAATGGATTCTTACACTCTGCAATACTTGTAGTAATTACCGCAATAATGCTAATAATATTAATCCATGTGCATCTAAACTTTAGTAGTAGTTCTTCGTCTTCATACAATTTCTTTATAATGATGAAGCTACTGCATATACTAAAATAG
- a CDS encoding TGS domain-containing protein: MVTNLPAEAKAKWIKVMDAKTPEEKIKAIQDFLSYVPKHKGTENLVYWAKRRLAELREESEKQRKKSKGGGYSFFIEKEGAGQVLVLGREELKNEIVRKLTNIKQDPRDFPVPAMTFYEDVGIQLVNPPPIILDSRLIVSKIIGLIRNADSLLIVVNDKNEFMKFKDFLESNNIILGKPKGKVVLEKLRSEKEGIRIVMMGKLVNTNENEVRKYLMDFGIKSAIVKIFGEATLDDVEKSLFEAITYKPTVVVSNTKFVYPGVDVISPYENIQKYLFESLDVIRVYTKEPGENPTKDPLTLKRGSTILDLARKLHTSLSENFRYARIWGKSAKFPGQKVGEDHLLEDKDIVEIHAK, from the coding sequence ATGGTTACTAATCTACCTGCTGAAGCTAAAGCTAAGTGGATAAAAGTAATGGATGCTAAAACTCCAGAAGAGAAGATCAAAGCTATTCAAGACTTTTTAAGTTACGTACCTAAACATAAAGGAACTGAAAATCTAGTCTATTGGGCAAAAAGGCGATTAGCTGAACTTCGAGAAGAATCAGAAAAGCAACGAAAGAAATCTAAAGGCGGAGGTTATTCTTTCTTTATAGAAAAAGAAGGAGCTGGGCAAGTTCTAGTTTTAGGAAGAGAAGAATTAAAAAATGAAATTGTAAGAAAATTAACGAATATAAAACAAGATCCTAGGGATTTTCCGGTTCCAGCAATGACTTTTTATGAAGATGTCGGAATACAATTGGTAAATCCTCCTCCTATAATATTAGATTCAAGATTAATAGTTAGTAAAATAATAGGTCTAATTAGGAATGCAGACTCATTATTAATAGTAGTCAATGATAAAAACGAATTTATGAAATTTAAAGATTTTCTAGAAAGTAATAATATCATTCTAGGAAAACCTAAAGGAAAGGTAGTTTTAGAAAAGTTAAGGAGTGAAAAAGAAGGAATAAGAATTGTAATGATGGGAAAACTAGTTAATACCAACGAAAATGAAGTAAGAAAATACTTAATGGATTTTGGCATAAAATCTGCTATAGTAAAAATTTTTGGTGAAGCTACTCTAGATGATGTAGAAAAATCATTATTTGAAGCAATTACGTATAAGCCTACAGTCGTAGTTTCTAATACTAAATTTGTATACCCTGGAGTAGACGTAATATCTCCTTATGAGAATATTCAGAAATACTTATTTGAAAGCTTAGATGTCATAAGAGTTTACACAAAAGAACCAGGCGAAAATCCCACTAAAGATCCTTTGACCCTAAAAAGAGGTTCAACGATACTGGATTTAGCAAGAAAGTTACATACTTCACTCTCAGAAAATTTCAGGTATGCTAGAATTTGGGGTAAATCAGCTAAATTTCCAGGACAAAAAGTTGGAGAAGATCATCTACTTGAAGATAAAGATATAGTTGAAATACATGCTAAATAA
- the rnhB gene encoding ribonuclease HII, with translation MKLGIDEAGRGCIIGPMIIAGVIIDENQEKILKTAGVKDSKQLTRKEREKLFDIILNFSQLIIINKAMPYEIDSENLNKVTYKKVIQIIMASITFSPNIITVDRVGKEQEVIDLINKLKAKPNVVYKADELFVESSAASIIAKVIRDKIIDSLKSEYGDFGSGYPSDPKTKNWIKQIYESGNPPPKIIRRTWKNLLKLAPNYYISKRDLDGY, from the coding sequence ATAAAATTAGGCATAGATGAAGCTGGAAGAGGATGTATTATAGGACCAATGATTATAGCTGGAGTAATAATTGATGAAAATCAAGAGAAGATTCTAAAAACTGCAGGAGTAAAAGACAGTAAGCAATTGACTAGAAAAGAAAGAGAAAAACTATTTGATATAATACTCAATTTTTCTCAACTAATAATAATAAATAAGGCTATGCCTTATGAAATAGATTCTGAGAACCTTAATAAGGTTACATATAAAAAGGTTATTCAAATAATCATGGCATCAATTACTTTTTCACCAAATATAATTACTGTTGATAGAGTTGGAAAAGAACAAGAAGTAATAGATTTAATTAATAAATTAAAAGCGAAACCTAATGTAGTATATAAAGCTGATGAACTTTTTGTAGAGTCTAGTGCAGCTAGCATAATAGCTAAAGTAATTAGGGATAAAATAATAGATTCTCTAAAAAGTGAATATGGAGATTTTGGTAGTGGTTATCCTTCAGATCCAAAAACTAAAAATTGGATAAAACAAATATATGAAAGTGGAAATCCTCCACCAAAGATTATTAGGAGGACATGGAAAAATTTACTTAAGCTGGCTCCCAATTATTACATTAGTAAGAGGGATTTAGATGGTTACTAA
- a CDS encoding 60S ribosomal export protein NMD3, with product MVKKFCVRCGKEDVELIDRLCYDCYIETKNLIQTPQVVTGKICKICNAEWIDRKWVRLYDNSNDAINDIILRFLGKEVKIDSNVKDYRIDLGDKWKDRNGRTFVNLSFQGKVGNKKFNIERTVELRVSQVICDICAKKKARYYEAIIQLRGKGKLEEEKRALFESFFSNDVINSLSDIIEGKEGVDYYFINKYTAKKLVSNFKSLVKAEITESFENERVKDGKRDAKLVISIRI from the coding sequence ATGGTTAAAAAATTCTGCGTCAGATGTGGAAAAGAGGACGTAGAACTCATTGATAGATTATGCTATGATTGTTATATAGAAACTAAAAACCTTATACAGACACCTCAAGTGGTTACTGGAAAGATTTGTAAAATATGTAATGCTGAATGGATAGATAGGAAATGGGTTAGATTATATGATAATAGTAATGATGCAATAAACGATATAATACTAAGATTTCTAGGTAAAGAAGTTAAAATAGATTCTAATGTTAAAGATTATAGAATTGACTTAGGAGATAAATGGAAGGATAGAAATGGAAGAACATTCGTTAATTTAAGTTTTCAAGGAAAAGTTGGTAATAAGAAATTTAATATAGAACGTACTGTAGAGTTGAGAGTTTCTCAAGTAATTTGCGATATTTGTGCTAAAAAGAAAGCAAGATATTATGAAGCAATAATACAACTTAGAGGAAAAGGAAAGTTAGAAGAAGAAAAAAGAGCTTTATTTGAATCGTTTTTCTCTAATGATGTAATTAATTCATTGTCCGATATTATTGAAGGAAAAGAAGGTGTAGATTATTATTTCATAAATAAATATACTGCAAAAAAACTCGTCTCTAACTTTAAATCATTAGTTAAGGCCGAAATTACAGAAAGTTTTGAAAACGAAAGAGTAAAAGATGGTAAAAGGGATGCAAAACTTGTCATTTCGATAAGAATATAA
- a CDS encoding DUF424 domain-containing protein, with translation MNVILNIIRENQYTFVNLCEKELLGKEFKDDKAILSINKEFYGGEEVDLEYAFTLFNEATVVSIVGNNIVDEAIKRGYVHKNSVLEVKGVKFAQVYNL, from the coding sequence ATGAATGTTATACTAAATATAATAAGGGAAAATCAGTATACTTTTGTGAATTTATGTGAAAAGGAATTATTAGGTAAAGAGTTTAAAGATGATAAAGCAATTTTAAGTATAAATAAGGAATTTTACGGTGGAGAAGAAGTAGATCTGGAATACGCTTTTACCCTATTTAATGAAGCTACTGTAGTAAGTATAGTAGGAAATAATATAGTTGATGAGGCAATAAAAAGAGGATATGTTCATAAAAATTCTGTATTAGAAGTAAAAGGAGTGAAATTTGCTCAAGTTTATAATTTGTGA
- a CDS encoding translation initiation factor IF-2 subunit beta, with protein MVEDYEYLLDRVYSKLPKKTQAEGIQNLPSLIIFNVGGTTIIRNFGEYCYRIRREDKLCMRYLLKELGAAGSISDNGQLLIQGRFSSSIINTLMERFLKTYVQCTTCKSYDTVLVKEGKIWYIQCLACGAKTSVKPL; from the coding sequence ATGGTTGAAGATTACGAATATCTCTTAGATAGAGTTTACTCGAAATTACCTAAAAAAACTCAAGCAGAAGGAATTCAAAACTTACCATCACTAATAATTTTTAACGTTGGAGGTACTACTATTATTAGGAATTTTGGAGAATATTGCTATAGAATAAGAAGAGAAGATAAACTATGCATGAGATATTTACTTAAGGAGTTAGGAGCAGCAGGTTCAATAAGCGATAATGGACAATTGCTAATTCAAGGTAGATTTTCGTCATCGATAATAAATACATTAATGGAAAGGTTCCTTAAAACATATGTACAATGTACTACTTGCAAGAGCTATGATACGGTTCTAGTAAAAGAAGGAAAAATATGGTATATTCAGTGCTTAGCATGCGGAGCTAAAACCTCTGTAAAACCATTGTGA
- a CDS encoding tRNA (N(6)-L-threonylcarbamoyladenosine(37)-C(2))-methylthiotransferase: MKVYFETYGCALNKGDTYIMMTLLQKRNHEIVSDLNKADVIVLNTCDVRLETGERMKSRIRELEKLGKKLVIAGCFAGAEPAVVKSLAPKASVIGPQALIKIVDAVESANSIFYISPEKIEETPKIFEGKISIIPIADGCAGDCNFCITKLARKILRSYSIRSIVNSVKEAVNNGAVEIELTGQDAAAYGLDLGGKVKLSDLLQEVLNVEGDFMIRIGMMTPEQFERDIDGILEVLKNRKMYKFLHLPVQSGDDNVLKLMNRKYTVDEYKDLVNEARSKIPNINITTDIIIGHPGEDEGAFQNTLNLMKELKFEKIHLAMYSLRPNTKSSLMKQIPDSVKKDRMKIAYKLYEDLSLQLHKEYLGKRMKILATEEGKNNTIIGRTMNYIPVVVKKSELGKWYDVEIIDYSFFDLKGVFV, translated from the coding sequence ATGAAAGTATACTTTGAAACCTATGGCTGTGCATTAAATAAAGGAGATACTTATATAATGATGACGTTACTGCAAAAAAGAAATCACGAAATAGTATCCGATTTAAATAAAGCCGACGTTATAGTATTGAATACTTGTGACGTAAGGTTAGAAACTGGAGAAAGAATGAAATCAAGAATAAGAGAACTTGAAAAGCTAGGAAAGAAACTAGTTATCGCAGGATGCTTTGCTGGTGCAGAACCTGCAGTAGTTAAAAGTTTAGCTCCAAAAGCGTCAGTAATAGGTCCTCAAGCACTTATTAAAATAGTCGATGCAGTAGAAAGCGCGAATAGTATATTTTATATTTCTCCAGAAAAAATTGAGGAGACACCAAAAATATTTGAAGGAAAAATTTCTATAATTCCTATAGCTGATGGATGTGCAGGAGATTGTAATTTTTGTATTACGAAATTAGCCAGAAAAATTTTGAGAAGTTACTCTATACGTAGCATAGTAAATTCAGTTAAGGAAGCAGTGAATAATGGAGCAGTAGAAATAGAACTAACAGGCCAAGACGCTGCAGCATACGGTTTAGATTTAGGAGGTAAAGTAAAGCTTTCAGATTTGCTTCAAGAAGTTCTTAATGTAGAAGGAGATTTTATGATAAGAATAGGAATGATGACTCCAGAACAATTTGAAAGAGATATAGATGGTATATTAGAAGTTTTAAAAAATAGAAAAATGTATAAATTTCTTCATTTACCAGTACAAAGTGGAGACGATAATGTATTAAAATTAATGAACAGAAAATATACTGTAGACGAATATAAAGATCTGGTAAATGAAGCTAGATCAAAGATACCAAATATTAATATTACTACTGATATTATCATCGGGCATCCTGGAGAAGATGAAGGCGCATTCCAAAATACTCTGAATTTAATGAAGGAATTGAAATTTGAAAAAATTCATTTAGCAATGTACTCATTGAGGCCAAATACTAAAAGTTCATTAATGAAACAAATTCCAGACTCTGTAAAAAAAGATAGAATGAAAATAGCGTATAAGCTGTATGAAGATCTATCTCTTCAATTACATAAAGAATATCTAGGTAAAAGGATGAAGATTTTAGCTACAGAAGAAGGAAAAAATAATACAATTATAGGTAGGACAATGAATTATATTCCAGTAGTAGTAAAGAAGTCAGAATTAGGTAAATGGTACGATGTAGAAATTATAGATTACTCATTTTTCGATCTAAAGGGAGTTTTTGTTTAA
- a CDS encoding thiolase family protein yields the protein MTEVYIASAVRTPIGKFGGVFKDISPVDLGATAIKEALRRANVDPKKVEISIMGNILRAAHGQDLARQAAYKAGIPFEVDGYSVDMVCSSGMMSVANAYQMIKSGDADIVVAGGMESMSQASLALKSHARWGVKMLMGKSLEFIDTMLMDGLTDPFNMKLMGEEADMVAKSHNFTRQELDEVAYQSHKRAAEATEKGLVKSELVPVKVGDTEITKDEGIRADTSIEKLSQLKPAFSKDGYHTAGNSSQLSDGASALVIVSEKAVKELGIDPIAKILGYSWAGIESWRFTEAPIFAVKKLLQKLNTDISKFDYFENNEAFAVNSVLANRYLGIPYDKLNVFGGAIALGHPIGASGARIITTLINVLSKMDGKRGIASICHGTGGSTAMAIELLRPI from the coding sequence ATGACAGAAGTTTACATAGCCTCAGCAGTTAGGACACCCATAGGAAAATTTGGAGGAGTATTTAAAGATATTAGTCCAGTAGATTTAGGAGCAACCGCAATTAAAGAAGCCCTAAGAAGAGCTAACGTCGATCCAAAAAAAGTAGAAATATCAATTATGGGTAATATATTAAGGGCAGCACATGGACAAGATTTAGCTAGACAAGCAGCATATAAGGCTGGTATACCATTCGAAGTAGATGGATATTCCGTAGATATGGTATGTTCATCTGGGATGATGAGTGTTGCTAACGCTTATCAAATGATTAAGAGCGGTGATGCAGATATTGTAGTAGCAGGAGGAATGGAAAGCATGAGCCAAGCATCATTAGCGTTAAAATCTCACGCTAGATGGGGAGTAAAAATGTTAATGGGTAAATCATTAGAATTTATAGATACAATGCTTATGGATGGATTAACTGATCCTTTCAATATGAAACTAATGGGAGAAGAAGCAGATATGGTAGCAAAATCTCATAATTTTACTAGGCAAGAATTAGATGAAGTAGCTTATCAAAGTCATAAGAGAGCAGCAGAGGCAACAGAAAAAGGACTTGTAAAAAGTGAATTAGTCCCTGTAAAAGTAGGTGATACAGAAATAACTAAAGATGAAGGCATAAGAGCAGATACTTCCATAGAAAAATTATCTCAACTCAAGCCAGCATTTAGTAAAGACGGATATCATACTGCTGGAAATTCCTCACAATTGTCTGATGGAGCATCTGCATTAGTTATAGTAAGCGAAAAAGCAGTAAAAGAACTTGGAATAGATCCTATAGCTAAAATTTTAGGATATTCATGGGCAGGAATTGAGAGCTGGAGATTTACTGAAGCTCCAATATTTGCAGTAAAGAAATTATTACAGAAATTAAACACTGATATTTCCAAATTTGATTATTTTGAAAATAATGAAGCATTTGCAGTTAATAGCGTACTAGCAAACAGATATCTTGGTATTCCTTACGATAAACTTAATGTTTTCGGAGGAGCTATAGCATTAGGACATCCTATTGGAGCAAGTGGAGCAAGGATTATAACTACACTTATAAATGTATTATCCAAGATGGATGGCAAAAGAGGAATAGCAAGCATATGCCATGGTACTGGAGGATCAACTGCTATGGCTATAGAACTTTTAAGGCCAATATAG
- a CDS encoding translation initiation factor aIF-1A encodes MPKKVSQGPSPRELMKPEEGEVICVVKKMLGAEHIVVLCTDGKQRTARIPGRMRKKVWIKEGDVVLVAPWDFQSDKGDIMYRYMHDEIRKLVENKIVDREVLDQLRG; translated from the coding sequence TTGCCAAAAAAAGTTTCGCAAGGTCCTTCTCCAAGGGAATTAATGAAACCTGAAGAAGGAGAAGTAATATGTGTAGTTAAGAAAATGTTAGGAGCTGAACATATAGTAGTTCTTTGCACTGATGGAAAGCAGAGAACTGCTAGAATACCTGGTAGGATGAGGAAAAAAGTTTGGATAAAAGAAGGAGATGTAGTACTTGTAGCTCCTTGGGATTTTCAATCAGATAAAGGAGATATAATGTATAGATATATGCACGATGAAATAAGAAAGCTTGTAGAAAATAAAATTGTAGATAGAGAAGTATTAGACCAATTAAGAGGATAA
- a CDS encoding serine protein kinase RIO: protein MSEKKKKIEKRRKDADLFKVVDSTIDPRTYLLLQDIARKLRIDYYLGAISSGKEAKVYPAKTYDGNFYAVKIYYVSTSASKKAIQKYTFGDKRFENIKASNTKKLISIWARKEFKNLSILYESGVNVPKPILVQEHILVMNFIGENGVRAPLLKELPDEEITKDMYEEILSQIDLMVNKAKLVHGDLSEYNIIVYDKIYIIDVSQSISIESENAPELLRRDIENINRFFESKGIEVNDTEEILKRFNIIT, encoded by the coding sequence TTGTCAGAAAAAAAGAAAAAAATAGAGAAAAGACGTAAAGATGCAGATCTTTTTAAAGTCGTAGATTCTACAATTGACCCTAGAACATATCTACTTCTGCAGGATATTGCAAGAAAATTAAGAATTGATTACTACCTAGGAGCTATTTCTTCTGGTAAGGAAGCAAAAGTATATCCTGCAAAAACATATGATGGGAATTTTTATGCAGTAAAAATTTATTATGTTTCGACTTCGGCATCTAAAAAAGCTATACAAAAATACACATTTGGAGATAAAAGATTTGAGAATATAAAAGCTAGTAATACAAAAAAGTTAATTTCTATTTGGGCAAGAAAGGAATTTAAAAACCTTTCTATATTATATGAATCAGGAGTAAATGTTCCCAAACCAATTCTAGTTCAAGAACATATTTTAGTAATGAATTTTATTGGAGAGAACGGTGTAAGAGCTCCATTATTAAAAGAACTTCCTGATGAAGAAATAACCAAAGACATGTATGAAGAAATTTTAAGCCAAATAGATCTTATGGTTAATAAAGCTAAATTAGTTCATGGAGATTTAAGCGAATATAATATTATCGTATACGATAAAATATACATAATTGATGTTAGCCAAAGCATATCTATTGAAAGCGAAAATGCACCAGAATTGTTAAGAAGGGATATAGAAAATATAAACAGATTTTTTGAAAGCAAAGGTATAGAAGTTAATGATACTGAAGAAATTTTAAAGAGATTTAACATAATTACTTGA
- a CDS encoding RNA-processing protein: protein MFVSTSDEKIRIIQQIIPKLKEISDVDITYDDKTKTFNVNSSSNPYDAMKVVSIIKAIDYGFNVDEALKLMSDDYMLDVIDLKQAIGSNPDALRRIKGRIIGENGKAKKIIQEYTGVLISIKDHIVAIIGIYDQLTIAKKAIELLIEGKEHSTVYKFLDKAEAQLISLASKNRSYNFK, encoded by the coding sequence ATGTTTGTTAGCACATCAGATGAGAAAATAAGGATAATACAACAAATTATTCCTAAGCTTAAAGAAATATCAGATGTCGATATTACTTATGACGATAAAACAAAAACATTTAACGTTAATTCGTCTTCAAATCCTTATGATGCTATGAAAGTAGTTTCAATAATTAAAGCAATAGACTATGGATTTAATGTTGATGAAGCATTGAAACTAATGAGTGACGATTATATGTTAGATGTTATAGATTTGAAACAAGCCATAGGTAGTAATCCAGATGCATTAAGAAGAATAAAAGGAAGAATAATTGGAGAAAACGGAAAAGCTAAAAAGATTATTCAAGAATATACTGGAGTATTAATTTCAATAAAAGATCATATTGTAGCTATTATAGGAATTTACGATCAACTAACAATAGCAAAAAAAGCAATAGAATTGCTAATAGAAGGAAAAGAACATTCTACTGTATATAAATTCCTAGATAAAGCAGAAGCTCAACTAATATCTTTAGCTTCAAAGAATAGATCTTACAATTTCAAATGA
- a CDS encoding DUF1152 domain-containing protein produces MKILAFGIGGGGDALSTLIPWTYFRKLGHEVKIGAVIWERYVEDPLPGPICEEDLRNFEKINDSVYLVTDKSYAVRSGRKIVPQLMRVLSLINDFGYAICNKNGDIGMAKGLIDLMNKENFDLVVGVDAGGDVLANGDEEGLGSPLIDSISLSCLVKIEKSMLGIIGAGSDGELEYNYILKRISEIAKIGGLIDSKGIDVDTANLMEKALKIVNTEASKIPLDAFKGLYGEVKIRNGTRKVFVTPVSSIMFFVDPKKLAEISGIYKIVKDSNSLEEANEKFHKHKIYTEYDFEKDLYEKFGLNASNTTKSDIEILRKKGIERIKYGNTFN; encoded by the coding sequence ATGAAAATTCTCGCTTTCGGGATAGGTGGTGGAGGAGATGCTTTATCTACTCTTATTCCTTGGACGTATTTCAGAAAACTAGGACATGAAGTAAAAATTGGAGCCGTAATTTGGGAGAGATACGTTGAAGATCCACTCCCTGGACCAATATGCGAAGAGGATCTAAGAAATTTTGAAAAAATTAATGACTCTGTTTATCTAGTAACAGATAAATCTTATGCTGTACGTTCTGGAAGAAAGATTGTTCCTCAATTAATGAGAGTTTTATCTTTGATAAATGATTTTGGATATGCTATTTGTAATAAAAATGGAGATATAGGAATGGCTAAAGGATTAATTGACCTAATGAATAAGGAGAATTTTGACCTAGTAGTAGGTGTAGATGCTGGAGGAGATGTATTAGCAAATGGAGATGAGGAAGGATTAGGAAGTCCACTAATAGATTCTATATCTCTTTCATGTTTAGTAAAAATAGAAAAATCGATGTTAGGTATAATTGGAGCAGGAAGTGATGGAGAGTTAGAATATAACTATATTTTAAAAAGAATTAGTGAAATTGCAAAAATAGGCGGATTGATAGATTCTAAAGGCATTGATGTTGATACCGCAAATCTAATGGAAAAAGCTTTAAAAATCGTAAATACTGAAGCGTCAAAAATACCTTTAGATGCGTTTAAAGGATTATACGGTGAAGTTAAAATTAGAAATGGCACTAGAAAGGTGTTTGTTACTCCAGTCTCATCAATAATGTTTTTTGTTGATCCTAAAAAGTTGGCTGAAATTTCTGGAATATATAAGATTGTAAAAGACTCTAACAGTTTAGAAGAAGCTAATGAAAAGTTTCATAAGCATAAAATTTATACTGAATATGATTTTGAAAAAGATCTATATGAGAAATTTGGATTAAATGCAAGTAATACTACAAAAAGCGATATTGAGATTTTAAGAAAAAAAGGTATTGAAAGAATAAAGTATGGAAATACTTTTAACTAA